The Treponema sp. Marseille-Q3903 genomic interval TGAATCCTAAAATAATATTCTACTGGTACTTTATACATTAAGACTCTACTTAATTGTTTTTGCTATTGCTTCAGCCATTAAAGGAGGTACTGCATTTCCAACCTGCTTATACTGGCTTGTTTTTGTTCCAAGAAAAATAAAATCATCTGGGAATGATTGTATTCTAGCACTTTCTCTAACAGTAGGAATACGGTTCCATTTATAATGGAAATGGTGTCTATGCCCTGTATCTATTGTAAAGCTTGGCTTTTGACTATTCAAACGTGTCCAAGCAATATGAACTTTTCTTGTCTGCTGTAATTCTTGTGGCAAGTTTTTATAATTTCCACCATCTGGAACTAAAGCGATAATTTCTTTAGTTCTTTCACTATGTTCTGTAATCTGATGATTATAAACTTTATTGGAATTACAACGCATTAATTTTTGATAATCACAATTTGGAGCTACAGGATAAGATGTTCCATCTTCTAATGAGTTTTCTGGCAAATCAGAAAGAGCTTCTGAAGATGTAATCAATTTTTCGACTGTCCTTTCAGGGAATTTAAATTCATACCCATTCTTAAAACCTACGAATACAGCACGTTTTCTATTTTGTGGTGTTCCATAATTGCTTGCAGTCAAAACTTGATAAACAACTTTATAACCTAAATCAGAGAAATCCTTAACAATTGAATCTCTAACAATTCCGCCACCAATAGAAAGTATGTTAGGAACATTTTCCATCATAAATGCTTTTGGTTTGTAGTATTCAACAAAACGAACAAAGTTTTTATAAAGCTTATTTCGAACATCATCTACAATGCGTTTTCCAGCAACAGAGAAGCCCTGACAAGGTGGACCACCTATAATTAAATCAACAGATTTTCCATTTAATTCTTTTTCAATCTCGCTTGGTTCAAGAGTAGATAAGTCGGCACAAATACCTTTTGAATTTTTATGATTATAGTTAAATGTTGTAATTGCATCTTGCCAAGCATCAATTCCAACGAGTACATTAATACCAGCTTTTTCAAAACCTAGAGATAATCCGCCACATCCGCAGAATAGGTCTATGCAATTAAGCACATTTTCCACTTTATTTTCCCCACCACTTGAGTGATATTTTTAAGATATTATATCACTGCTACAGTGCCAAATAACGACACTATATTTTTCATTTTTTGAATTCTTTAATAACTTATCAATTATACATCAAAAAAGTGAAAAAATCATCATTTTTTTTCATTATGTAGAAAATTAAAAATCTCCAGTCCAAATGTAAGTATCATAATTATTAAGCCAGAACAGTAACTCTTTCTTTAATTGCTTTCATCTGTTTTTCGGTAAGATTAAACAATTCTTTTACACGTGACTCTGCCATTTCTCCGCTTTCAAGAATCTTTGCAGCCATTTCAAGTCTTTTTTCGAGTCTTTCTTCTTTAGCCATTTGTTCCATAATTCTGCACATATGCTTAACCCCCTTTTCGTTTTCTGTCCATTCTTACCATAACCTATAATAGCTTTAATTATCCCATCTCGCAAGTTATCTACATTGTGAGCCCCTGATTTTAAAGGGACATTTAAAAGGACATTTTACCATTCCACATGCACCAGCAGTTCAAACTTCCTCTGCGTCAGCTTTGGCACTTCAAAGTTCAGCCAGTATTCAAAGTCATCTTCATGCAGCATCTGGCAGATTATCTGCTGGTAACAGATAGTCTTTTCATATGCTGGAATATCATCCTTTTCATAGAAAAACTCAAAGTTGAACTTATAGTTTATGGTATCTATGATTCTGTGTTTTTTACCTTGTTCTTTTTCAATAAAGGTTAAGGCGAAATAAGGAAACTTTTCTATACCAGGATTCATACACTGGTTAGTAAACTGTTTTAATTCAAACTTAAATAAGTCTGAGTTTTCCTTATTCCACTGAGTAATATATTCCGGAAGCTTATTTAAAAGCAGCTCTTCAAGTCTTTCATACATTGTCAAAAAGTCTCTCATCACCAGGTCTTCCTTCTGTAAATATCAAGTGTATTTTGTATGTCTTTTGGGATTTCAAAAGAACAGTCGTCTTCCTGATTCTGCTGCTTTATAAACTCTTTCTTCTTAAGCAAAAAGAGCTTTATTATTGCTTCCTTCAAATCTGCCGGCATTGTAGCTTGTAAAAAGCCTGCATTGTAATTTAAGAATAAGACGTGGCCTTCAAGCTTTGTGTCCAGCAAAAATATTGTCCTGCCGTCTATTACACAATGGGGCACTCTCAGCTTGGTGTTCATATCAATTATGTTCACCATTTCTGTTATGTTGTCTTGATTTGTATACACCTTGCAGTCTCTCACGGTCTGAAGCTCATTATAATTATGATCTTCCAGCGGATAGCCAAGTATTTTTTCTATGTAGAAAATAGTAGACGTATATAAGAGCTCATCTATTTCAAGCTCTGTATCTTTTAATTCAAGGATTTTCTGGAGTTCTTCAAAAGGGAAAGGATTCATATCTACTCCTGGAAAAGCGAGGCTCACGAAAGTATAACCTTCGTTCAGTCAAATACAATGTGTGTAAGGCCGCTGGTGGCCGGTGTTAAATCGGAAAGCGTAAAAAAATTGCGAAAGCAATTTTTAGCTTGTCCGCCTTGATTACTTTAGCAAGTAAAAAAAGCTTCCAAACTCTCTCCGATTTTACCAAGTCTTTTGCCTGAACCTCGCTTTTTGTTATAACTTATTCTTCTGTAGTTTTAAGAAGAACCATATTCTTCTTAGGTCTAGTAACAAGGAAGCCGTCACGCTTACGGAAGCGCATAAAGAGCTCGCCGTATTCCAGGCCTTCGGTTGTTTCATCAAAGCGCTTGATTTCGATTCCCTTGCGGTTACCGTGGATGATTCTTTTTGGATTCATAAAGATGGCAATTACCTTGTCGGCTTCTAGGTCGGCAAGCTGCGGCATCAGTCTTGATTCCACAATGTCATAACCATCAATGCGTGTACGAGTAGGCATGTTTGATTTTTTGTAGCATCGATTTTCTGGCCGTATGAAGTAAGCCACTTCAATTCAATTCCGCCACGGTCACGCTCTGGGATAAAGATTGAAGGTCCGTTCATTGGGCGATGGGTTACGAGATTCATCATTACAGACTGCTTTGCAGCTTCCTGCATGATTGTCTCTTCGTAAATCGGATTGATAAGATACTGGTCATTATTTGCCAGGTTTCCGATTGGCTCCCCGAGAACGGCTTTCTGTGGTACAAAGCCCTTTCCGGTTTCCCAGGTAAAGTCTTTTGGATTGTTCCACTTCTCTGCCCTGATGTTTGGACGGAATTTCAACTGGCCCAAAGTTTCGTGGTCTTTGTTCCATGCGGCAACAAGACCTTTACCAACGTTGTAGCAAACGTCGCGGTAAGTCAAAGGCTTCATTTCTGAATCAGTCTTTTTAAGAAGGTTACGAAGCTCCTTAACTGATTCTCTGATTCCTTCAAGCTCTGTTGTAGAGGCAGTCTGCTGACTGTCTGCCATTTTCAAAATTCCGTCAATGAGATCTTCTGTCTCATTAAAGTATTTTGAAATCTGTTCCGGTGTTGCAGCTTCAGTTGGCACCAAGCTTTTCATATTGCTAAGTTTCTGCTGCAAAGATACAATTACTTCGTTCAAGGTATCCTCCAAGTTGGTCTTGAATACAGGGCTGCTTCCATGTTCCAATTGCAAGCAGTCCTGCTTTATTTCATTTATGCACGAGCTTTCAAGCCCGAACAAACCTTTTCAAAAAACGAAAGCTCTTCCTCCTGAATTACTTCCGTAATCTCAAGTCTCTTCTGCGGTACGTGAAGGGCAAAGGGATTTGCCGGCACACTGCAGATAGAAAATTCCAAAAGCTCCTGCTTTCTGTAAATCAAATCACAGTCGCGGTCCTTGGCTTCCAGAAACTCAAGCTCATCAACTCTAAAGCCCACCGAGCCGCAGCGTAACACTCCGGCCTTTACACGCTCTCCAATGCTCCAGCCAAATTCATCAAAATCCTTTGCATTAAAAAGAATGTCGCCTTCAAGCGTTTTGTAAGCTGTCACATTCTGGACAATTCCAATAGGCGGAATCGAATAGTCGTGACTCCAGAGCACCACAGGATTAGAAAGATAGTTTTTTAATCCCAGCCGCATGGATCAACTTTCTCAAAGTCGCGGTCCGTATCAAAGGTACTCATTACCCAGTGAAAAGAATCCTTCTGCACATCCACAGCCTTGAATACTTCTACCTGGGCACTAACTTTTCCAGAGCTCGTATTCTCTTTAAGGAACTTCAAGAAAAAATTTCTGTCTTTTCCAAAGTCCTTATTTTCAACGCCGTCAATCTTGACTACCATTCCAGCCTCCCATATTTCTATCAAGCATCTGTCTGTAAACCTCTGCATAATCTGCAGGATTTTGATAACCAATCTTTAATCTCAGGTAGTGGATGTAAGAGCAGACCGAGCTGTCAGTAACGTTCATCTCGTAGGCAATTTCTTTAACAGTCTTTCCCTTGGCAAGAGCAACCGCAACATCAAACTCAGTGTCAGTTAGCTCGCCGACAGCCCGGGTTAGATGCAGACCGTTTTTAATGTCATCAAGAACAGTCTGAGGGTAAGCAGAGTTTCCGCTGAAGATTTTCTGCAGAGCAGGCAGCAGAGTATCGCTTGTTTCTGCATTACAGATAAAGCCCGAAGCTCCAAGCTTATGAACTCTAAGCCCAAAGAAATCCGAGCAGCTTTCTCCAGTCTCAAAAAAGACAAAACGCAGCTTGTCATTTATTCCCTTAAGACTGGTCATCTTTTCCTGAATACAAAGGTCTAAGAAAAACTTTTCAACCAGAATCACACAGTCACTGTCAGAGCCAAGATGATACTTAAAGTCATCATCCTTCAAGACATCAAAGGTCTGCACCTGCGGAAGCTTCTGCTTTAAGAATTCTTTTACAGTTCCCTTAACCACATAATTAGAAGTAGCAAAAAACAATTTCATATTAGTTTTTGTCCCCACAATTTTTATTGTCATCAGAATCAAAAGCCGAAATTGTATTGGGCTTCCACCAGCTGTCGCCCCAGGGCTTTTCCTTTTGTCCCCGTGCTCTCAAAACATCATTAATTGTTTTAAGTC includes:
- a CDS encoding LuxR C-terminal-related transcriptional regulator; its protein translation is MTIKIVGTKTNMKLFFATSNYVVKGTVKEFLKQKLPQVQTFDVLKDDDFKYHLGSDSDCVILVEKFFLDLCIQEKMTSLKGINDKLRFVFFETGESCSDFFGLRVHKLGASGFICNAETSDTLLPALQKIFSGNSAYPQTVLDDIKNGLHLTRAVGELTDTEFDVAVALAKGKTVKEIAYEMNVTDSSVCSYIHYLRLKIGYQNPADYAEVYRQMLDRNMGGWNGSQD
- a CDS encoding DNA cytosine methyltransferase, translated to MENVLNCIDLFCGCGGLSLGFEKAGINVLVGIDAWQDAITTFNYNHKNSKGICADLSTLEPSEIEKELNGKSVDLIIGGPPCQGFSVAGKRIVDDVRNKLYKNFVRFVEYYKPKAFMMENVPNILSIGGGIVRDSIVKDFSDLGYKVVYQVLTASNYGTPQNRKRAVFVGFKNGYEFKFPERTVEKLITSSEALSDLPENSLEDGTSYPVAPNCDYQKLMRCNSNKVYNHQITEHSERTKEIIALVPDGGNYKNLPQELQQTRKVHIAWTRLNSQKPSFTIDTGHRHHFHYKWNRIPTVRESARIQSFPDDFIFLGTKTSQYKQVGNAVPPLMAEAIAKTIK
- a CDS encoding HK97 family phage prohead protease codes for the protein MRLGLKNYLSNPVVLWSHDYSIPPIGIVQNVTAYKTLEGDILFNAKDFDEFGWSIGERVKAGVLRCGSVGFRVDELEFLEAKDRDCDLIYRKQELLEFSICSVPANPFALHVPQKRLEITEVIQEEELSFFEKVCSGLKARA